A stretch of Aerococcus urinaehominis DNA encodes these proteins:
- a CDS encoding YbgA family protein, with the protein MNQVKENKKAAQKLWATNKYFVLSKSQRIYQDIRNYLKTDPVDPQVVQDYIDQAQALAEDPGAVVNATQHVWGYFKDQANASERNSYQDILSHYQSGQIDQGTVIKFLNDMLAQYPNDYLSQQTWLDQAD; encoded by the coding sequence ATGAATCAAGTCAAAGAAAATAAAAAAGCAGCCCAAAAATTATGGGCTACCAACAAATATTTCGTGTTATCCAAGTCGCAACGGATTTACCAAGACATCCGCAATTATCTGAAGACCGACCCGGTAGACCCTCAAGTGGTTCAAGATTATATTGACCAAGCCCAGGCCCTAGCTGAAGACCCTGGGGCAGTGGTTAATGCCACCCAGCATGTCTGGGGCTATTTTAAGGATCAGGCCAATGCTAGTGAGCGAAACAGTTACCAAGATATCTTAAGCCACTACCAATCCGGCCAAATTGACCAAGGGACGGTCATTAAATTTTTAAATGATATGCTGGCCCAGTATCCCAATGACTATCTTAGCCAGCAGACCTGGTTGGACCAAGCAGACTAG
- a CDS encoding DNA alkylation repair protein, whose product MSIRSDLFALAEESYGDFQSRLLPTIDRDKIIGVRIPILRRYAKDLLKESAGQDFMADLPHDYYDEQMLQGLMISQLSDYDQVVARLADFLPHIDNWAVCDSLRPQIFSQHRADLIKLIPGWLASDHAYTVRFAINMLIVHFLGADFNPAQLDWVGQIKRDDYYIQMAMAWYFASALTKQWQAAITYFEQANLPIWVHNKTIQKARESRQISSEAKAYLNSLKRKQDK is encoded by the coding sequence ATGTCAATTCGCAGCGACCTATTTGCATTAGCCGAGGAAAGCTATGGCGATTTTCAAAGCCGGCTCTTGCCAACCATAGACCGGGATAAAATTATCGGGGTCAGGATTCCTATCCTGCGCCGATACGCTAAGGACTTGCTTAAAGAGTCAGCCGGACAAGACTTTATGGCTGACCTGCCGCATGACTACTATGATGAACAGATGCTCCAGGGCTTGATGATTAGTCAGTTAAGTGACTATGACCAGGTGGTCGCTCGCTTGGCGGACTTTTTACCCCATATTGACAACTGGGCGGTTTGCGATAGTCTGCGACCCCAGATATTTAGCCAGCACCGGGCAGATCTCATCAAGTTGATTCCTGGTTGGTTGGCTAGCGATCATGCCTATACCGTGCGTTTTGCCATCAATATGCTGATTGTTCATTTTTTAGGCGCCGATTTTAACCCAGCTCAGCTGGACTGGGTGGGCCAAATTAAAAGGGATGATTATTACATCCAAATGGCCATGGCCTGGTATTTTGCTTCAGCCCTGACCAAGCAGTGGCAGGCAGCCATAACTTATTTTGAACAAGCTAATTTACCAATTTGGGTCCACAATAAAACCATTCAAAAGGCCCGGGAAAGCCGGCAAATTAGTTCTGAAGCTAAGGCCTATCTTAACAGTCTAAAAAGAAAGCAGGACAAATAA
- a CDS encoding NAD(P)-dependent oxidoreductase — protein sequence MKVLVQGSIPADHLKSLSEHFTVDFSQADWSDQDLLDKLANYEAVLVRSGAFGPDKIDAGKKLKIIANFGAGYDAIDADYARQKGILVTNTPQAVRTPTAETTLLIMLGAIRHYDHFRGMIHAGQWPDQTQPENLTQSLLGAKVGIVGFGSIGQEVARLLQPFNVQLSYYQRHESPQAADYQAQYMSFDDLLAHNDVITVHVPLTDETHHMFDQAAFEKMQPSAYFINMARGPVHDEAALIKALESGQIAGAGLDVFEEEPKISPELLTMDQVFTMPHLGTATHPARRAMAEEASQCIISFLVEGEEMYRVN from the coding sequence ATGAAAGTATTAGTGCAAGGGTCGATTCCGGCCGACCATTTAAAGTCATTAAGTGAACATTTTACAGTGGATTTTAGTCAAGCCGACTGGTCAGACCAGGACTTGTTGGACAAGCTGGCTAATTATGAAGCAGTCTTAGTCCGGTCAGGCGCGTTTGGTCCCGACAAGATTGATGCCGGGAAAAAGTTGAAAATCATTGCCAATTTTGGGGCTGGCTATGATGCCATAGATGCTGATTATGCCCGCCAAAAAGGAATCCTGGTTACCAATACGCCCCAGGCCGTCCGGACACCAACTGCGGAGACCACCCTCTTAATCATGCTGGGGGCTATCCGTCACTACGACCACTTCCGCGGCATGATTCATGCCGGCCAGTGGCCTGACCAGACCCAGCCAGAAAACCTCACCCAGAGCTTGCTAGGCGCAAAAGTCGGCATTGTTGGCTTTGGTAGTATCGGCCAAGAGGTGGCCCGACTCCTGCAACCATTTAATGTCCAACTCTCCTACTACCAACGCCATGAAAGTCCCCAGGCAGCCGACTACCAGGCCCAGTATATGAGCTTTGATGACCTTTTGGCCCATAATGATGTGATCACGGTCCACGTACCCCTTACCGATGAAACCCACCACATGTTTGACCAAGCTGCCTTTGAAAAAATGCAACCGTCTGCCTACTTTATCAATATGGCCAGAGGTCCCGTCCATGACGAAGCAGCCCTAATAAAGGCCTTGGAAAGTGGCCAAATCGCTGGCGCCGGATTGGATGTATTTGAGGAAGAGCCTAAAATCAGCCCTGAACTCCTGACAATGGACCAGGTTTTCACCATGCCCCACCTGGGGACGGCTACCCACCCGGCCCGGCGCGCCATGGCCGAAGAGGCCAGCCAGTGTATCATTTCCTTCCTGGTTGAAGGGGAAGAAATGTACCGGGTGAACTAG
- a CDS encoding 5-methyltetrahydropteroyltriglutamate--homocysteine methyltransferase, producing the protein MTTHSKKFLTVGSLLRPSDLLDYRQKIEHRDDIAYPFYDSLPGYLETETADVHQAIDQQVAHGLSEISDGELSRSLWHLDFAWGLEGIRRYITDHGYLFADHGEDLDDKSFQTRQDIGLAVEGKLSGHNHPFIDHFKRLKAHAPSEVGLKFPIVTPGHIYYEIVAQGAIGPDNYYQDLADFRHDLVQSYRHYLDDYQAAGGEIVQLDDCVWNAFAGDSNDHQVDLDTFRVASLDELAKQLIAMNNAVADYAHELGLKVYGHNCRGNYASRYAGGGSYSEVAEYFLKQQRYDRFYLEWDDDRAGSLEVLKIFADRPEVEVVVGCLSSKQADLDDADRALDMLEEASQYIPKDRLYLSHQCGFASCDVGNELSHDQQWAKIDQGHQIAHQFFGE; encoded by the coding sequence ATGACTACACATTCAAAAAAATTCTTAACTGTTGGATCCCTACTACGCCCGAGTGACCTCTTGGACTACCGGCAAAAAATTGAGCATCGCGATGATATCGCCTACCCTTTCTATGACAGCCTACCTGGCTACCTAGAAACTGAAACCGCCGATGTCCACCAGGCCATTGACCAACAAGTGGCCCATGGCCTGTCAGAAATTTCCGATGGTGAATTATCACGGTCCTTATGGCATTTAGACTTTGCCTGGGGGCTAGAAGGCATCCGCCGTTATATCACTGACCACGGCTACCTATTCGCTGACCATGGTGAGGACCTAGACGACAAATCTTTCCAAACCCGCCAGGATATTGGCCTAGCAGTTGAAGGCAAATTGTCTGGTCATAACCACCCTTTTATCGACCATTTTAAACGGCTAAAAGCCCATGCCCCTAGTGAAGTTGGCCTTAAGTTTCCGATTGTAACACCTGGTCATATCTACTACGAAATAGTAGCTCAAGGTGCCATCGGTCCCGACAATTACTACCAAGATTTAGCTGACTTCCGCCATGACCTAGTCCAATCCTACCGCCATTACCTGGATGATTACCAGGCAGCTGGTGGCGAAATTGTCCAGCTAGATGACTGTGTGTGGAACGCCTTTGCTGGTGACTCTAATGACCACCAAGTTGACCTAGATACTTTCAGAGTAGCCAGCCTGGATGAATTAGCTAAGCAGCTGATTGCTATGAATAACGCGGTGGCTGACTATGCCCACGAGCTAGGGCTCAAGGTTTATGGCCACAACTGTCGCGGTAACTATGCCTCGCGTTATGCGGGTGGCGGTAGCTACAGTGAAGTGGCTGAATATTTCCTGAAGCAACAACGCTATGACCGCTTCTATTTAGAATGGGATGATGACCGGGCTGGATCGCTGGAAGTCTTGAAGATTTTTGCCGACCGGCCAGAAGTAGAAGTGGTAGTTGGTTGCCTATCTAGTAAACAGGCCGACCTGGATGACGCTGACCGCGCCTTAGACATGCTTGAAGAGGCCAGCCAATATATTCCTAAAGACCGCCTCTACCTCTCCCACCAATGTGGCTTTGCCTCTTGTGACGTCGGTAATGAATTAAGCCACGACCAACAATGGGCTAAAATCGACCAAGGCCATCAAATCGCCCACCAATTCTTTGGAGAGTAA
- a CDS encoding DsbA family oxidoreductase, whose product MQIEFFHDVICSFCFPMSARMRKIQAKYPSLEIIHRSFALGWEVSQFEQMFGSHAAVKDEVLSHWEHANQNDDDHRFNIAGMAASDFLFPTSKPGLIAAKAAGLVGGQAAYWDAFDAIQTALFVDNQDIADPAVLKAAVAKTDIDLAAWQDQVDKPETEEAVLQDLAQVQAYGIQGAPALVINQKYLISGAQDQATIEANLAQIAQQEGETLIAKLDQVGQNGQTCHFENGQWHCD is encoded by the coding sequence ATGCAAATTGAATTTTTCCACGATGTTATCTGTTCCTTCTGCTTTCCTATGTCAGCTAGGATGCGCAAAATCCAAGCCAAGTATCCCAGCCTAGAAATTATTCATCGGTCTTTTGCCCTGGGTTGGGAGGTCAGCCAGTTTGAGCAAATGTTTGGCAGCCACGCCGCCGTTAAAGATGAAGTTTTAAGCCATTGGGAACACGCCAACCAAAACGATGATGACCACCGTTTTAATATTGCTGGCATGGCGGCTAGCGACTTCCTCTTCCCTACTTCCAAACCGGGCCTCATTGCTGCTAAGGCAGCGGGTCTAGTTGGCGGTCAAGCAGCCTACTGGGATGCCTTTGATGCCATCCAAACCGCACTTTTTGTCGACAACCAGGATATCGCTGATCCAGCCGTCCTTAAGGCAGCAGTGGCTAAGACTGATATTGACCTGGCCGCTTGGCAAGACCAGGTCGACAAGCCGGAAACCGAAGAAGCGGTTCTCCAAGACCTGGCCCAAGTCCAGGCTTACGGCATCCAAGGTGCCCCGGCCCTAGTCATTAACCAAAAGTATTTAATATCAGGCGCCCAGGACCAAGCCACGATCGAGGCCAACTTGGCTCAAATTGCCCAACAAGAAGGAGAGACCCTCATTGCTAAATTAGATCAAGTAGGCCAAAACGGACAGACCTGCCACTTTGAAAATGGCCAATGGCATTGTGACTAA